The following proteins are co-located in the Meriones unguiculatus strain TT.TT164.6M chromosome 4, Bangor_MerUng_6.1, whole genome shotgun sequence genome:
- the Myl9 gene encoding myosin regulatory light polypeptide 9, with protein MSSKRAKAKTTKKRPQRATSNVFAMFDQSQIQEFKEAFNMIDQNRDGFIDKEDLHDMLASLGKNPTDEYLEGMMSEAPGPINFTMFLTMFGEKLNGTDPEDVIRNAFACFDEEASGFIHEDHLRELLTTMGDRFTDEEVDEMYREAPIDKKGNFNYVEFTRILKHGAKDKDD; from the exons ATGTCCAGCAAGCGGGCCAAGGCCAAGACCACCAAGAAGCGGCCCCAGAGGGCTACGTCCAATGTCTTCGCCATGTTTGACCAGTCCCAGATCCAGGAATTTAAGGAGGCCTTCAACATGATTGACCAGAACCGGGATGGCTTCATCGACAAGGAGGACCTGCATGACATGCTGGCCTCTCTGG GGAAGAACCCCACAGATGAGTACCTGGAGGGCATGATGAGCGAGGCGCCGGGGCCCATCAACTTCACCATGTTCCTCACTATGTTTGGGGAGAAGCTGAACGGCACAGACCCGGAGGACGTGATCCGCAATGCCTTTGCCTGCTTTGACGAGGAGGCCTCAG GCTTCATCCATGAGGACCACCTGCGGGAGCTGCTCACCACCATGGGTGACAGATTCACAGACGAGGAGGTGGACGAGATGTACCGCGAGGCGCCCATTGATAAGAAGGGCAACTTCAACTACGTGGAGTTCACCCGCATCCTCAAACATGGTGCCAAGGACAAGGACGACTAG